Proteins encoded together in one Quercus lobata isolate SW786 chromosome 3, ValleyOak3.0 Primary Assembly, whole genome shotgun sequence window:
- the LOC115981297 gene encoding F-box/LRR-repeat protein At2g40920-like, producing the protein MVFTVLTLDSDGSGSGSWRRINPVLPFDPKKYVNGGESVCVNGAIHWLTRYGDSIVAFDLKDEKFRLIPLPHDYKDLNFDSFRFQFERLFELGGCLALISDNATQHHFTLELWILKDYNNHVWVKESICFPFRWRKQGQPIPIGTIPTGEILLKPLSLDVSATAWVLFYDMEGQSFKKIDITGLPEWVYSSGTRIIRTISVYGG; encoded by the coding sequence ATGGTGTTCACGGTTTTGACACTGGACAGCGACGGTTCAGGTTCGGGGTCTTGGAGAAGGATAAACCCTGTGCTGCCTTTTGATCCAAAAAAGTATGTTAATGGTGGGGAAAGTGTTTGTGTCAATGGTGCAATACATTGGTTAACCAGATATGGAGATTCCATTGTGGCTTTTGATCTTAAAGATGAGAAATTTAGACTAATTCCACTTCCCCATGACTATAAAGATTTGAACTTCGACTCGTTCCGTTTCCAATTTGAACGGCTATTTGAGCTTGGCGGGTGCTTGGCTTTGATCTCTGACAACGCTACCCAGCATCATTTCACATTGGAGCTGTGGATTCTAAAGGATTACAACAATCATGTGTGGGTTAAGGAGAGTATATGCTTTCCATTTAGATGGAGGAAGCAAGGTCAACCTATTCCCATTGGGACCATCCCTACGGGCGAGATATTGCTAAAGCCGCTCTCCTTGGATGTGAGTGCTACTGCGTGGGTGCTATTCTATGATATGGAGGGACAAAGTTTCAAGAAAATTGATATCACTGGCTTGCCTGAATGGGTTTATTCGAGTGGTACTCGAATTATCAGAACCATTTCTGTTTATGGGGGCTAA